Proteins encoded within one genomic window of Triticum aestivum cultivar Chinese Spring chromosome 2D, IWGSC CS RefSeq v2.1, whole genome shotgun sequence:
- the LOC123049643 gene encoding 60S ribosomal protein L13a, translated as MAHCSYCPNAAASASPAGRLHRMPRPGPPVASRTPPRLKAYEGVPPPYDRTKRMVIPNALKVLRLQPGHRYCLLGQLSKEVGWNYAHTIRLAVTSLVLY; from the exons ATGGCTCACTGTTCGTACTGTCCCAATGCAGCGGCTTCAGCTTCGCCTGCTGGTCGTCTGCACCGAATGCCGCGCCCGGGACCGCCGGTGGCCTCGAGGACGCCGCCCAGGCTCAAGGCGTACGAGGGCGTGCCGCCGCCGTACGACAGGACCAAGCGCATGGTCATCCCTAACGCGCTGAA GGTTCTGAGGCTGCAGCCTGGGCACAGGTACTGCCTCCTCGGCCAGCTCTCCAAGGAGGTCGGATGGAACTACGCTCACACCATCAGG TTGGCTGTTACTTCTCTGGTTTTATATTGA
- the LOC123053955 gene encoding patatin-like phospholipase domain-containing protein 4, translating to MLRASARGLLVGRRRHLMASLLAFSSSASGPPPKPSPSHTAPPPPPASSSARASRFRLLLARAAARRDPEPPPQAESEKKSIAVRTGELFLGLSALFIRAGRGTAPVDEVERREGVLWEQRPEDVEAERQRREVATASPGFSFSAAGLLFPYHLGVAQCLLDKGYITERTPLAGSSAGAIICAVIASGNTMQEALQVTKILAEDCRSKGTAFRLGAVLKDVLEKFLPDDLHIRCNGRIRVAITQLSWRPRGLLVDQFDSKEDVINAIITSSFIPGYLAPRPATLFRNRLCVDGGLTLFMPPTSASETVRICAFPAGRLGLQGIGISPDCNPENRATPRQLFNWALEPAEDEVLDKLYELGYQDAAVWAEQNSPESTVKIEQLGTD from the exons ATGCTTCGGGCGAGCGCACGCGGCCTTCTCGTCGGCCGCCGACGACACCTCATGGCCTCCCTCCtcgccttctcctcctccgcctccggcccTCCGCCCAAACCCTCGCCGTCCCACACCGCTCCCCCTCCGCCCCCGGCTTCCTCCTCCGCACGAGCGTCGCGCTTCCGCCTCctgctcgcccgcgccgccgcgcgccgcgaccccgagccgccgccgcagGCCGAGAGCGAGAAGAAGTCGATTGCGGTGAGGACGGGGGAGCTGTTCTTGGGTCTGAGTGCGCTGTTCATCCGCGCGGGGAGGGGGACGGCGCCGGTGGATGAGGTGGAGCGGAGGGAGGGGGTGTTGTGGGAGCAGCGCccggaggacgtggaggcggagcggCAGCGGCGGGAGGTGGCGACAGCGAGCCCCGGGTTCAGCTTCTCAGCCGCCGGGCTTCTCTTCCCCTACCACCTCGGCGTCGCGCAGTGCCTCCTCGACAAAGGCTACATCACA GAAAGAACTCCGTTAGCTGGCTCATCAGCTGGTGCCATAATCTGTGCAGTGATTGCATCCGGGAACACAATGCAAGAGGCTCTTCAGGTGACCAAGATTCTAGCTGAAGACTGCCGGAGTAAAGGGACTGCCTTTCGCCTTGGG GCTGTACTCAAGGATGTTCTAGAAAAGTTTCTCCCAGATGATCTGCATATCAGGTGCAACGGAAGGATCCGTG TTGCTATTACTCAGTTGTCCTGGAGACCTAGGGGCTTACTGGTCGACCAGTTTGACTCCAAGGAAGACGTGATTAATGCAATTATTACATCTTCATTTATTCCTGG ATACTTGGCTCCCAGGCCTGCGACTTTATTCCGTAACAGGCTGTGCGTTGATGGGGGCCTTACATTGTTTATGCCACCCACTTCTGCTTCTGAAACA GTTCGAATCTGTGCTTTCCCAGCTGGCAGACTAGGACTGCAAGGGATTGGTATTAGTCCAGACTGCAATCCGGAGAACAGAGCTACTCCACGACAG CTGTTTAACTGGGCTCTGGAACCTGCTGAAGATGAAGTTCTAGACAAATTGTACGAGCTTGGGTACCAGGATGCAGCTGTGTGGGCTGAGCAGAACTCTCCTGAGTCAACTGTGAAGATTGAGCAGCTCGGTACAGATTGA
- the LOC123049644 gene encoding pectin acetylesterase 3, whose product MCSYIGASLPCYALVKYTSFWDFPIDRLDLASSTHQSIDTMVKTRIGAFGPWALLALVLLIAGSCVQAADEQAANGGGRRRRTHRRSAAAVADMMVPITFLNASVEKGAVCMDGTPAAYHLDRGSGAGNKSWIVNLEGGGWCNNARTCRFRTRTHHGSSNFMERQIIFTGIMSASPAENPDFYNWNRVKIRYCDSASFAGDAFDKGTGLYFRGQRIWEEAIRHLLSIGMASADRALLTGCSAGGLAAILHCDQFGAFFAGRNTTVKCLADAGLFLDAVDVSGGRSLRSYYGDIVAMQGVAPHLPPTCTDHLDATSCFFPQNIIDNIKTPIFLLNAAYDVWQIEESLAPSKADPSRAWRACKFNRSACNASQINFLQDFREQMVASVRGFSGSKSNGLFINSCFAHCQSELPATWNGTPTIQNKRIARSVSDWYFGRAEVKAIDCPYPCDNTCRNII is encoded by the exons ATGTGTAGCTATATAGGTGCGTCACTCCCTTGCTATGCGCTCGTTAAATATACGTCGTTCTGGGATTTTCCTATCGATCGGCTCGATCTTGCTTCTTCTACTCATCAGTCCATTGATACGATGGTGAAGACGAGGATCGGTGCCTTCGGGCCGTGGGCGCTTCTCGCTCTGGTCCTCCTCATCGCCGGCAGCTGCGTACAGGCGGCGGACGAGCAGGCGGCGAACGGCGGTGGCAGAAGGAGGAGGACGCATCGACGTTCCGCGGCGGCGGTCGCCGACATGATGGTGCCCATCACCTTCCTCAACGCCTCCGTCGAGAAGGGCGCCG TGTGCATGGATGGGACGCCGGCCGCTTACCACCTGGACCGGGGCTCCGGGGCAGGGAACAAGAGCTGGATCGTCAATCTCGAG GGAGGCGGGTGGTGCAACAACGCGAGGACGTGCAGGTTCCGGACAAGGACTCACCATGGCTCGTCCAACTTCATGGAGAGACAGATCATCTTCACCGGCATCATGAGCGCCAGCCCCGCCGAGAATCCTG ATTTCTACAACTGGAACCGGGTGAAGATCCGCTACTGCGACAGCGCCTCCTTTGCCGGCGACGCCTTCGACAAG GGTACCGGGCTCTACTTCCGGGGGCAGCGGATCTGGGAGGAAGCCATCCGGCACCTCCTCTCCATCGGGATGGCGTCGGCCGACCGGGCGCTTCTCACGGGCTGCTCCGCCGGTGGGCTGGCGGCGATACTGCACTGCGACCAGTTCGGCGCCTTCTTCGCCGGCCGAAACACCACCGTCAAGTGCCTCGCCGACGCAGGCCTCTTCCTCGACGC CGTGGATGTCTCCGGGGGCCGCAGCTTGAGATCTTACTACGGCGACATTGTAGCCATGCAGGGAGTGGCTCCGCACCTTCCGCCGACCTGCAccgatcacctcgacgccacctcg TGCTTCTTCCCTCAGAATATAATCGACAACATCAAGACGCCCATCTTCTTGCTCAACGCAGCCTACGACGTCTGGCAG ATCGAGGAAAGCCTGGCCCCAAGCAAAGCTGACCCCAGCCGCGCCTGGCGAGCCTGCAAGTTCAACCGCTCCGCCTGCAATGCGTCTCAGATAAACTTCCTCCAAG ATTTCAGGGAGCAGATGGTGGCATCTGTGAGAGGCTTCTCCGGTTCCAAGAGCAACGGGCTCTTCATAAACTCGTGTTTCGCCCACTGCCAGTCCGAACTGCCGGCCACCTGGAATGGCACCCCTACCATTCAGAACAAG AGGATCGCTAGATCTGTCAGTGATTGGTACTTTGGCCGGGCCGAAGTGAAGGCGATCGATTGCCCATACCCCTGCGACAACACATGCCGCAACATCATATAA